GGCGGGCGTTCGAGCTGGCGGCCGACCCCTCCCACGAGGACGGCGCGGAGCCGTGGCGGATCGCCAAGTTCTACGCCTACGCCACCCCGCGCACCGTGCTCGCCCGCGCGATCGCGGTGATGCGGGAGAAGAAGCTGCCGTTCGCCCGCGTCGCCGGGCTGGACGAGCTGGGCTCCGGCGTCCCCGACGGCCAGGTCACCACGGCCGTGGACGCCCGCGCCCACCTGCCGGCCAAGATCGCGGCGCTGCGCGCCCACCGCACCCAGATCACCGTGGCGCCCGACGAGGTCGGCCCGTTCTACGCGCTGTCGAACAACCTGGGGCAGCAGGCGTTCGGCACCGAGTACTACATCCTGCAGGCCGGTGAGCTGGGGCCGCTCGGCCCCGGGCGCCGCGAGCAGGACCTGTTCGCCGGCCTCACCGACGACCCGCCCGCCTGAGCGGCCTTTTCCGGCCCCGGAGCGGGGAGGTTCCGGAACGCCCACCGGTACGCTGGCGGGCGTGGACATGGACGACGACGAGAACCGGGTTCGCCTGGCGAAGGACGGCCCCCCGGCCGGCGCCACCGCCGCCCCCGCCCCGCAGGGCCGGGTCGACGAGGCGATCGTGTCCGGCGCCGCGTACGCGGCCCTCGCGCTGCTCGGCGCGGCGTTCGGCGTGGTCGGGTCCTTCGCGCAGAACTGGACGGCCGGCCCGGTCCCGGTCGCGTCGATCGTGCTGGTCGCGCTGGTCTTCGCCATGGTCCGGCTGGCCGGGTACGGGATGGGCGGCCGGCTCGGCGCGACGGTCCCCGCCGCCGCATGGGTGATCGTCGCCTTCCTGATGTCGGTGCGCCGCGCCGAGGGCGACCTCGTCGTCCCCGGGACGGTCGCCGGGTACGTCTTCATCGTCGGCGGCATGGTGGCCGCCGTCGCCGGGGTGATGCTGGTGCCCGCGTCCCGCGCACCGGGCGAGTGGCTGCTCCGCGGTGCGCCGCGCACCCGCGACTAGCGCGACCGGGGCCCGGCGCGGAACTCCTCGCGGGCGGCGCTCCGGCGGATGTCAGCGGACGGCGTCGACCGAGTTCGCGGCGCCGTTGCGCGCCACGTAGTCCCCGACGCGGTCCTCGCGGACGGCGTCGAACAGGTCCTTCATGGCGGCCTCGTCCAGCAGTATCACGCTCTGGTCGCCCCGCGCCGCGGGTCCCTCGACGGGCGTGGTCACGTACTCCAGCGTCGACGTCTCCAGCAGCCGCCGCGCCAGGCTCCGCAGCGTCCCCGACGTGACGGACCCGTCCACGGTGACCGAGCGGGACACCGCCCGGACGAACCGGTCGATCTTGACGGGGTTGCGGGTGTCGAGCGCCTTGTTCGCGAGGGCCTGCAGGAACGCCTGCTGCCGCTTGATCCGGTCGAGGTCCCCGGACGGCAGGTTCCAGCGCTGCCGCACGAAGTCGAGCGCCTCCACGCCGTTCAGGTGGTGGCGCCCCGCCTCCCACGTGCGCTGGTGCATTGGGTCGTGGGTGCGCTTGGTGATGGTCACGTCGACGCCGCCGAGCGCGTCGGTCATCTCCACGAACCCGTTGAAGTCGAGCGCGGCGTAATGGTCGACGCGGACCTTCGTGAGCCGCTCCACCGTGCGGATCAGCAGCGACGGCCCGCCGTGCGCGAACGCGGCATTGATCTTCGTGGTGCCGTGGCCGGGCACCGGCACCCACCCGTCCCGCGGAATCGCGATCACCGAGACCCGGGACCCGTCCTCCGACAGGTGGACCAGCATGATCGCGTCGGCGCGGGCGCCCATCCACGGCATGTCCTCGCGCTTGTCCGACCCGATCAGCAGCCAGTTCTCCCCGCGCCCGGTGGACGACGGCCGCCCCGCCTCGGTCGGCATCGCGCCGGCGATCCGGTCGACCTCCCCGTCATAGGCGCGTTGCAGCAGGTACAGGCCGACGCCCAAGAGAAGCACGACGCCGAGCGCCAGCCCCCCGCACCCGACGACGACCCGGCGCTTACCCCATCTCCGCAACATGCCCTCACGCTCGCGCGCGAGGACCCGCCCCGCCGCACGCCATGCGGCACCCGACCAAGACTTGGCACACCCTGGGGTTTCAGATGGGGCCGTCTGATCGTCGTCAGGACTTCAGGGCGGCTTCCAGTTGGTCCAGGGCCCAGTCGAGGTCGGTCTTCTCGATGATCAGGGATGGGGCCAGGCGGAGGGTGGTCTCGTGGGTCTCCTTGGCCAGGACGCCGAGGTCCATGAGCCGCTCGCTGACCGGGCGGGCCTTGCCGTGCAGCTCGACGCCCGCCCACAGGCCGCGGCCGCGGACCTCGCGGACGAGGTCGCCCGGCAGCTCGGCGAGCCGCTGGTGCAGGTGCGCGCCGAGCCGGCGGGAGCGCTCCTGGTACTCGCCGGTCTTGATCATCGCCACGACCTCGCGGGCGATCGCGCAGGCGAGCGGGTTGCCGCCGAACGTCGAGCCGTGCTGGCCGGGCCTGAAGACGCCGAGGACGTCGGCGTCGGCGACGACCGCGGACACCGGCATGATGCCGCCGCCGAGCGCCTTGCCGAGGACGTAGACGTCGGGCACGACGTCCTCGTGGTCGCAGGCGAACGTATCGCCGGTGCGGCCGAGACCGGTCTGGATCTCGTCGGCGATCATCAGCGTGCCGTTCGCGCTGCACAGGTCCCGGACCTCGCGCAGGAACCCCGGCGGCGGGACCTTGACGCCGGCCTCGCCCTGGATCGGCTCGATCAGCACGCCGACCGTGGAGCCGTCCATCGCGGCCCGCAGCGCGGCGGCGTCCCCGTACGGAACGGTCCGGAAGCCCGGCGTGTAGGGGCCGTAGGAGTCCTTGGCGTCGGGGTCGGTGGAGAAGCTGATGATCGTGGTGGTGCGGCCGTGGAAGTTGCCCTCGAACGTGATGATGTTCGCCCGGTCGGCGGGGACGCCCTTGACCTCGTAACCCCACTTGCGGGCGGTCTTGATGGCGGTCTCGACGCCCTCGGCGCCGCTGTTCATCGGCAGGACCATGTCCTTGCCGCACAGCTCGGCCAGCTCGGCGGCGAACGGCCCGAAGTTGTCGTGGTCGAACGCGCGGCTCACCAGCGTGACGCGGTCCATCTGCCGCTTGGCGGCCTCGGTGAGGCGGGGGTTGCGGTGACCGAAGTTGACCGCCGAGTACGCGGCCAGCATGTCCAGGTACCGGCGTCCCTCGACGTCGGTCAGCCACACCCCCTCGGCCTCGGCGACGACGATCGGGAGCGGGTGGTAGTTGTGCGCGCTGTGCCTGTCGGACAGCGCCCTCAGCTGGTCGGTCGGCCTCACGACGCTCCTTCAACTCGGCCCGGTCGCCCTTGACCGGGCACAGCCGGAGCACCGGGCTCCGGCCCGGTGCCTGGGGAGGGCCGGGCGGATCAGGTGGCCGCCGGTCCACAGTCCAGCGTATGTTCGGGAACCAGCGGCGGACCATGGCGGAAACCGACTTCAGAGGTGCAGTTTGTTGCGTCTTGATGAGCTCGACCGGCGAATCGTTGCGCTGCTGCTGGAGGACGGGCGCGCCTCGTACGCGCAGATCGGCGACCGGGTCGGGCTGTCGGCGCCGGCGGTGAAGCGGCGCGTCGACCGGCTGCGCGCGGACGGCGTCATCAACGGCTTCGCCGCGGTCGTCGACCCGGCCTCGCTGGGCTGGACCACCGAGGCGTTCATCGAGATCTTCTGCACGGGCGCGACGTCGCCGGAGGAGATCCACTCCAGCGTCCGCGGGCACCCGGAGGTCGTCGCCGCCTACACGATCAGCGGTGACGCGAGCGCCCTCGTCCACGTGCGGACCCGCGACATCGGGCACCTGGAGCAGGTCCTCGAACGACTGCGCCGCGAGGACAACATCACCGCGACCAAGACCTCCATCGTGCTGTCGCGGCTGATCGGCCGCCCCACCGACGCTCCCGCCCGCTGACCCGCGGTTACCGCCCAGTAGTCTTCCGGGCATGGACTTCGCGACCGCTGATCTCATCGACGACTTCGGGGACGAGCTGCGCAGCTGCGAGACGCAGTTCCGGCACTACGGCGGCCGGGCGTCGTTCGCCGGGCCGGTGGCGACCGTGCGCTGCCACCGCGACAACGGGCTGGTGAAGAAGCTCATGAACACGCCCGGGGAGGGCCGGGTGCTGGTCGTGGACGGCGGCGGCTCGCTGGCGTCCGCGCTCATGGGCGACATGATCGCGGCGGCGGCCGTGGCGAACGGCTGGGCCGGCGCGGTCATCTACGGCGCGGTCCGGGACGTGGGGGCGCTGCGGGAGCTGGACCTCGGCGTGAAGGCCCTGGGCTCCAATCCCCGCAAGAGCGCCAAGGACGGCGCCGGCGAGGTGGACGTGCCGGTCGCGTTCGGCGGGGTGGAGTTCCGTCCGGGCGACTGGCTCTACAGCGACGAGGACGGCATCGTCCTCGCGGAACGGGAGTTGCCGGTGTGACGTGGGCGCGCCGTCTGACATGCCAGGGCAAACCATGCAAACTCGGCTAACTCGGCCGTAGTCGGGTCGAATCCCCTCCGACGTGTACCGGCTGCGGGCCGCCGCACCCCGCGGCTGGACCGTCCGGCTCCCCAACGAGCTCGCCGCCGCCGAGGCGGGCGGCGTCACGAGGGCCGAGGTGTGGGCGAAGGCCGGGCAGGGCGCCGACCGCCGCGGGGACCTGCGGCTGACGGCCACCTCCGAGAGCGACGCGTCGAAGTCCGACTCCGGGACGTGCCGTCTGCGCTGACCGGTGCGCGTCTTGGGCGGCCGCCCTGGCAGGCGCCCGTCCATGACGCCCGTCCATGACGCCCGTGCGCGGCGGCCGGTTCACCCGGCGGACGTAATGCCCGGCGAAAACTTCGTTGCCGTTTTCAAGGTCATGACGTCCCGCTGGCGGGCATCCCGGCGGGTACGTAGCCCCTGTGATGATCTTGAGTCGTTCGCTCCGGGGCGGGCTCGCGGTCCTCGCGGCGGGCGTCCCGCCGGCCGTGCCGGGCGCCGTCCTCGCGGCGCCGGACCGGGCGGCCGCCGCCCCGGCCGCCGCGTCCTCCGCGGCCGTGAACCTGCGCGACTTCGACCTGCGCCGCGGCCCCGACCGCGCCGCGCCGATCCGGGCGCTCGACGGGAGGCTCGACCGCGGCGACGCCGACGCGGTGCTCCGCTCGTCCGGCCAGAAGAAGCTCCGCGGCGGCTGCGGCAAGGCGGCCGCCGTCCCCTCCGGCGCGCTCGTGCACTGCTTCGACGCGGCCGACTCCGCCGCCACGGACTGGATCCCGCAAGGCGTCACGACCGTCTCGGACGCCGTGGAGAGCGAGCGCCTGCCGGGCGGCGGCCGTCCCATCCTCGTGTCCTGGCACGACAGCGGACGCGTCAGGGTGACGTTCGTCGACCCCGACCGGCGCACCTACCGGCACGTCCTCCTCGTCCACCCGACGATGAAGGGCAACAAGCCCACCTACACCGACATCGACATCCACGCCGGGGGCATCGCCTGGTACGGCGACAGGCTGTACGTCGCCGACACCCGCCACGGCCTCCGCGAGTTCGACACCCGCCACATCTACGACCTGCACAAGAGCAAGGCGGGCACCACCGCCGACACCGGGCGGGCAGGGCTCCACGGCGGGAAGTACCACGGCCACGGCTACCGCTACGTGATGCCCCAGACGGGGAGCTGGCGTTTCGTCCGCGGCCCGACCGCCCGCAGATGCGGCGGCAGCGGCCCGCCGCGCATGTCCTGGATCGCCATCGACCGCACCACCTGGCACCACGCCCTCATCGGCGGCGAATGGTGCCGCCCCAAGGAGCCGCGCGGCCGCATCGTGACCTGGCCTGTGCGGGCGTTGTCCGGCACCCGGCCCGTCCGAGCCGACTGGGCGGCGACGCTCCCCGCCGACCGGATCCAGGGCGCGGTCAGGGCGAACGGCCAATGGTGGTTCACCCAAGGACGCGGCAAACAGCGGGGACGGCTCCTCACGACCCGCCGCGACTGGTGGGACTGGGGTCGCGTCACGTCGAGCCCCGCCTCCCACGGCCCCGAGGACCTGTCCTGCCACCGCGGACAGCACCGCGTCTGGACGGTCGCCGAATACGCCAAGAAGCGGGCGCTGTGGAGCTTCCCCGCCGCCCCCTGCCGCTGACCCGCCGTCACATGGCCGAGGGCGGGGACGGCGACACGTCCGCCACCTGGATGATGCGCTGACGCCTCCGATGGACCAGCACGCCGCGTCCGGGCACCCCGGGCCTGGACGGCGGCCGCGCCTCGTACAGCCGAGTCTCTTCGCCGTACCGGGTCCCCAGGAGCAGAGCGGGCGCGCCGAGTTCGTGCAGCGTGGACACCATGGGATCCAGGGGCTGGTCGAGAACGGTGATCAGCCTCGTCAGCACCAGGTGAATCCGGCCGCCCGGCGAGGTGAGCAGGTCGAGGGGGAGCGTCCGCAGCGGATCGTCGTCCAGGTCGCGGTCGATCACGAACAGGAAGACCTCGCCGTCCGGAGGGTCGATCCGCAGGCGGGCCGCGGTCTCGCGGAACGCCTCGGCCGAATCGGTGTACCCGACGCCGGGGCCCATGGCCTCGGTGAGCCCGCGCTCCTCGGCGAGCGACAGAAGGATCTGGTGCGCGTCGAAGACATGGACCCGCGGCTCCGCGCCGCCGTCCCGCGCCGTGATGCCGTCGATGAGCAACCGCACGGTGTTCGCACGTCCCGACGAGGGAGGTCCGGCGATCAGCAGATGCGGATCGGCGTCGAAGTCGACATAGACCGGTTCGTGTGCGCCCCCTCCGACCCCGATCGGTATCCGCCGGCCGTCGCTCGTGGGCAACTCGCTCACATGGACGCGCGCCGGCAGGTCCGGCGTCGGTCTGTCAGGGACCTCGGGGAACTCCCTGAGCCTGCGGTAATGGTGGGTGAAGTCGGGATCGAATCTGCGGAGGCCGATCAGCTGGCCGTCGTCGACGCAGACGATCACGACCGGGTCCTCCCCGTGTTCCTGCACCAACGACCGGAGCCGCTCGGGGAAGATCGCCTCGCCCGAAGCCCCGGCCGGGCCGACGGACTCGCGGGTCATGTGGAGGAGCAAAACCCCGCCGCGGCTCTCCCTGAAGAGGTCGCCCATGGTCTTTCCGGGCTCGTCCGCGACGTGGCAGAGCCAGTCCACGGTGGCCTCGCGCACCTCGCCGTGCGCCAGGACGTCCCTGTCGGCGAGCATGCGCCCATACTCCTCCGCCAGCATGGCGATCCGCGTCATGTCCGTCCCCTCGTACACCAGGTGACGGGGCCAGTGCTCCTCCGGCCGCCCGGTTCTGGTCTCCCGGACGCGGAGCCGCTGGAGGATCTCCATGACGGCGGGATCCTTTGTCGCCCCGATA
The sequence above is drawn from the Actinomadura hallensis genome and encodes:
- the rraA gene encoding ribonuclease E activity regulator RraA, coding for MDFATADLIDDFGDELRSCETQFRHYGGRASFAGPVATVRCHRDNGLVKKLMNTPGEGRVLVVDGGGSLASALMGDMIAAAAVANGWAGAVIYGAVRDVGALRELDLGVKALGSNPRKSAKDGAGEVDVPVAFGGVEFRPGDWLYSDEDGIVLAERELPV
- the rocD gene encoding ornithine--oxo-acid transaminase gives rise to the protein MRPTDQLRALSDRHSAHNYHPLPIVVAEAEGVWLTDVEGRRYLDMLAAYSAVNFGHRNPRLTEAAKRQMDRVTLVSRAFDHDNFGPFAAELAELCGKDMVLPMNSGAEGVETAIKTARKWGYEVKGVPADRANIITFEGNFHGRTTTIISFSTDPDAKDSYGPYTPGFRTVPYGDAAALRAAMDGSTVGVLIEPIQGEAGVKVPPPGFLREVRDLCSANGTLMIADEIQTGLGRTGDTFACDHEDVVPDVYVLGKALGGGIMPVSAVVADADVLGVFRPGQHGSTFGGNPLACAIAREVVAMIKTGEYQERSRRLGAHLHQRLAELPGDLVREVRGRGLWAGVELHGKARPVSERLMDLGVLAKETHETTLRLAPSLIIEKTDLDWALDQLEAALKS
- a CDS encoding LCP family protein is translated as MLRRWGKRRVVVGCGGLALGVVLLLGVGLYLLQRAYDGEVDRIAGAMPTEAGRPSSTGRGENWLLIGSDKREDMPWMGARADAIMLVHLSEDGSRVSVIAIPRDGWVPVPGHGTTKINAAFAHGGPSLLIRTVERLTKVRVDHYAALDFNGFVEMTDALGGVDVTITKRTHDPMHQRTWEAGRHHLNGVEALDFVRQRWNLPSGDLDRIKRQQAFLQALANKALDTRNPVKIDRFVRAVSRSVTVDGSVTSGTLRSLARRLLETSTLEYVTTPVEGPAARGDQSVILLDEAAMKDLFDAVREDRVGDYVARNGAANSVDAVR
- a CDS encoding DUF6113 family protein, which codes for MDDDENRVRLAKDGPPAGATAAPAPQGRVDEAIVSGAAYAALALLGAAFGVVGSFAQNWTAGPVPVASIVLVALVFAMVRLAGYGMGGRLGATVPAAAWVIVAFLMSVRRAEGDLVVPGTVAGYVFIVGGMVAAVAGVMLVPASRAPGEWLLRGAPRTRD
- a CDS encoding Lrp/AsnC family transcriptional regulator; protein product: MRLDELDRRIVALLLEDGRASYAQIGDRVGLSAPAVKRRVDRLRADGVINGFAAVVDPASLGWTTEAFIEIFCTGATSPEEIHSSVRGHPEVVAAYTISGDASALVHVRTRDIGHLEQVLERLRREDNITATKTSIVLSRLIGRPTDAPAR